In the Mastacembelus armatus chromosome 16, fMasArm1.2, whole genome shotgun sequence genome, CATCTGACGTCAGTGAGCTGTTTCTCTCAGAGGGCCTGCACCCCGAGCGGATGACCCTGGAGCCCTGGGCCACGCACCGGGAGATTCGCCAGCACAGCAAGGGAGTCTTCCTCAAGTCAGTATATTTATATCCTTGGAGGCAGGAGTGTAGTAGTTATGAGGAAGATTGGGACAATTCACCAGGCGAACGAAAATCTGTTTAAATAGTCAGCCTTCCTCATGTAGACCAGTTTCTGTAGCCTGTGCCCAGCAGCCCGTCGACTCAGATCTGTCCACTGCCTTAGGTTAGGTTAGGGCACCTCTACTTTGGGAATATTAATGTAAAGAAACTGTAGTTCAGCTTGAGAAATGTATTCAAGGTTTCTTTCCAAACCCACACTCATTCTTCGGCTCACAGTGAATGAGCAGAAAGCCGCTGTAAATCTTCTCTCCACAGGAATGGTGAAGAGTGGCGAGCTGATCGTCTTCTGCTCAACAAGGAGGTGATGATGAGTTCGGCGGTGAAGCGATTTCTCCCTCTCCTCGATGAGGTGGCGAGGGATTTCTGTCAAATGCTGCGGATGAGAGtggaaagagaaggaagagtCGTGGAGGAGAAACACAGTCTGACCATCAATCCCAGTCCTGACCTCTTCCGCTTCTCACTGGAAGGTCAGAGGTCCTCATTCATTGGACGTCACTGGTCAAAGTGATTTCTGacctgtggttgtgtgtgaatgtttttttcgATTGTGAATTTGAAGTATGCATTAATCTCTTTTTTTTGGTCATAGGCCACAAAATTCGGACTCTTTTTCTATACAAGAGAAGAATGTTTTTGTGTAGAGAGATGTAAAAGAATGGGAGTCTGATGGGAACATCCCATctcttcactgtcacttttTTCATCCTGCTTAAAGTCCTTGGGAAGGACTTTCCTGAGGTATCTCCTCAGAGCACCTCCTTTTGACAGGTTCTCACGTCAGAGACATTATATAATCTGCAAGAACGTCATCTTTTTCAAATTGTCCAAAAACTTTCCCTTTGCTAACATCTCGCTGCTTCTGCTTGTTctgctttaatttaaaaatagtttCCTCTCATATCAGAAGCAAACCTCATTCTAGCCTGaggtgtgtttttccatttacattttagaaatgaagGTAGTCGAGGAGAACAAACTCCAACAAAGACTAACAAAGCGGCTACAATTTCTCACCAGGTCTTTTTGTTCATGCATCTCTCTGCAATATAccacattcagtgtgtgtgaatgcttgTGCTGTGCTCGTACGCATCTGTGAGTGTGAAGCTGGAGAGTTGAGTCACGCTGGTCTGTTTTTAATGAACCACAGCACACAAACCTCGGCACTGAGCCTGGGTAGGCTCAGACCGACATGAAATTCTATTCCAGTTgctgatgtgtgtttatataacACAATGTCTGATAGTTGGTGGATGTCTGGTGGAATACAGACAGTTTTATGAGACgtataaaaacaaatcttgCTGTTTATCTGGAGCTGGAtttgaaaaactgaatatttttcttgGTGTCACAGAAAGAAGTTTttactaaaacaaataaaaagccTCTCTTTTTGGAAATTAGAGATTTCTGCAGGAACCCTATAATCATATGTTCCACCCACAGGACCATGCATTCTTTGACACCTAAAAATGAATAAGCcgttcatgttttcattaattaaacatGAAAAGATGAGCAAAGAATTTCACATTgatattcattttaaacatttccaTTAATACCGTTTAAACGTTCTTTAGCCTTGTCCCGATTTAATTTTCTgaatgtttgtttcattttgtgtgcTCACGTGGAAACACAATCACCTATACACTCCTAcacaccccccaccctccctctcttcttcctccctgcAGCCAGTTGCCATGTGATTTATGGGGAGCGTATCGGCCTCTTCTCCTCATCCCCCTCCCTGGAGTCTCAGAAGTTCATCTGGGCTGTGGAGCGAATGCTGGCAAccacccctcctctcctctaccTGCCCCACCGTCTGCTGCTCCTCATTGGTGCTCCCCTGTGGACCCAGCATGTCACTGCATGGGACCACATCTTCAGCCATGGTAGGAAGCATAGACTGGACTCCTAATGCAGGGAAAAAGTATAATGTGCTCTACATTTCTGGTTAATCTTTCTATAATTAGTATATTCCTCCTTCATTACCCCCATCTCACGTGACCCTGTCGTCTTGTCCTGTGCTTCTTCCAGCGGATGCGCGTATCCAGAGGGGGTACCAACGCCTGGGTCAAGGGTCTGAGGCTGGGGCAGCTAGAGGCCATTACACCGGGGTTCTGGGACAACTCCTGGAGAAAGGACAGCTATCTTTGGACCTCATCAAAGCCAACATCACCGAGCTGATGGCTGGGGGGGTTGACACGgtacgtgagtgtgtgtgtgtgtgtgtgtgtgtttgcgtgccTGCCTTCCTtggtctgtgtctgtttgcctCAGCCTGACTAAATTTATGTCATGTCTTATTGCGTTCCCCTCTGCAGACAGCCGTGCCTCTGCAGTTTGCTTTATTTGAGCTGGGCCGAAACCCAGAGGTGCAGGAGCAGGTGAGGCAGCAGGTGAGAGCGTCCTGGGCGCAGGCTGGTGGGGACCCTCAGAAAGCCCTGCAGGGGGCACCTCTACTAAAAGGCACAGTCAGAGAGATTCTCAGGTACATAAAAGTCAACACTCCATCTGCATATGACCTGGAGTACATATTTGAGCccctgagattttttttcctgctgatTACCTTTATAAACAACCTTTATAAGCACACACTTACACATCTCTGTACCTTGTTGCCTTCAAGATCCATAGTCCAGACAAATACAAACTCTTTGTATCAAGAATTAAGTGAGaagttgtgtgttgtgtcagGTTATACCCAGTGGGAATAACAGTGCAGCGACGTCCAATCAGAGATATTATTCTTCAGAATTACCACGTACCTGCAGGGGTGAGTGATCACACTTTTAAATCTCTTTCTtattttatcacacacacacataaactcacATAAACTCAAATCTGGACATACAATCATTCAGGTGCATTCAGTGCTACAGACAACTTACCATGTCTTTGGTGGCCACTGACTCTCCCTTCAGACAATGATCCATGTCTGTCTCTACCACCTTGGAAGGAGTCCAGAGGTGTTTGAGGATCCACAGCGCTTTGACCCCGAGCGTTGGAGCAGACATGAAGGCaaaagaggagaaggatttCGCTCCCTGGCATTTGGGTTCGGGGCAAGGCAGTGTGTCGGCAGAAGGATTGCTGAGAATGAGATGCAACTCTTGCTCATGCATGTGAGTGATAGAAGacaaaagaaggagaaaagagtGAGGACGCAAAAAAGGAAGTGTGAaacaagaagtaaaaaaaaaaaagaaagacaagattTGACACGTGTAACCAGTGTGAGCCAGTGACTTACTTGAGTGAAAATACCAGCCTCACCGTTGAAAACTGCACATTACCTGTATTTCAAACCCTACCTGAACCAAACCACAGCATAGTTATCAGCtaaatttacataaaatattatgtaaatttatgtaaataatatgtttgtgttgcagaaatCTAAATTAATTAAGCATTCATGTCAGCTGCATTTTACTTTAACTACTTTTATGCAGTAATGTAGTTTAATCATTGCAGTCAGACTCCTCACAATCTCCCAACATAAATCCAAGGGGTCATTAGGTTAGGCGGCACAGTGGAGAGGTGGTTCTTTGGCTTTTtcccacagtccagagacaTGCAGATTGGGCTTCTGTTAatttggtgactctaaattgtccacaGTTGTGATTGTTCGTGTGCTGGTTTTaatctctatgtgtcagccctgtgatggactggtgacctgtccatgtgtaccctgcctctcgcccagtgtcagTTGGAACTGGCTCCCCTGAATTGGACTACGCATTAGAGAGAATGGCAGAGAATGGCTCATTAGATCATTAATagcagaggaaaggaaaaaacaaagtgaaactgTTCACTCTGAATTGTACTGAAATGGAGTAGTCCTTCTTAACATctgctctccttctcctccacctttctcctcctcctctgggtAGATCCTGCTGAGCTTCCGCCTCAGCGTGCCATCCTCAGAGGACCTCAAGACCACATATACCTTCATCCTCCAGCCAGAGACCCCACCACAGATCACTTTCTGCaagctctgacacacacagggACCCAGCGTCTGTCTACCAACACAACTCATTGAAGACTACTCAGCTTTACTGTATTCTCATTCACTTTGCATTCAGTCCAAAAATGTATAATGCTGTCCAGTAAAGTACCATTTCCTCCTCTCATTAGTTGCACTGTGGCTTTGCGACATTAGCACTGATGTCCACCAGGTGGCGCAAAAACTCACACGCATCCATTTATTGACATTTGTCGCTCTCGTACCTCGTCACCGTTCAGTCTTGGTTCTTGCTTCATACATCCGACAGGTTAGTCATTTCCTTTCTAAATATCTAAACTTGACAACTTTGCTGCACAGTGTCTGTACCGCGCGTTTGTAAAGCGCCGCATGCAGCGTGCCAATACGCCTTTTCATGGAACAgattagtttatttttcagcaggAAAGGTTCCCAGCTGTTGGTTTCTGTCTTTCCAGATATTGATCACTTTACTtccttatttcagttttttgccTGAACGAGCTGCTCTCTAACAGAGAAACGTGTAGACATTATTTTTCCTTCCTTAGGATGAAGTGCGATGTAAGCGCGCGGGAGAAAGTTTTGATACcaatacttttattttcttgttgtaggttttgcatttttaacttGGATATGCCTAAAACCAGCGACGGATTGCTGGTCTGACAAACTTTCTCGTTGGGCCGACGCACGTTGAGGGCCCGATATAATTTAGTCaatacttttaaataaaaaatattttgcccATAAGGTCTACATTTACGCATTACGCAGTCCAGCCCTGAGTAAAGCTGACCTTTACTCCAGTCTTGTAATTAAGTGCCGTCACTTTTACATCTCACTGGTAGTGCACTGTGCAGAGCAGAGGGGCCAGCATGGTTAATATTCTCTTGTCTTCTCAGGAACAAAGGTCTGTTTGCCCTCTGGCTAACGATTTACACCCTCTTCCACTTCCAGCGTGCAACTCTACATCTCCATGCGCCGCTTTAAGAAACCGCTGCGAAACTTTTGAgtaaagtgtgtcagtgagTGGAAGACACATGGTGTCTGTGCGCCACCTTAATCAGCTTCAGCTCTCTAAGGAGGATGTGCTTTATGTGTTTTCCGTCTAATGCCAAGTAGACAGCACAGTAGTGATGATACAGACAGAATCTCCAACTAAATCTGCAATAAGCAAAATGCACAAGATAATATTTGTCTAACCTGAAAGCTTTAAGAGTATATCTTACCTGCTTTCATTTGGCCCGTAGATTGACAGAACAATGACCAACAATTTCCCAAAGTGTCGGCCCAAAGGTTATTGTCATTAATGCTTTTAATAGATTTATAAAGGAGCAGTAAACAATTTGCAATTAGTTACAGCTTAGTTTATTCTGTGCCACTTAAACATGTACTGcgttaaaatgataaaactgataaaaatgaCTCCCCTTTTTTCAGGTTGATGTCTTGAGATGTCTTTCAGTTCAAATCTCAAAAACAttgacatttcaaaataatggaAAAGGCAGCAAATTCTCACACTGAGAAGCTGGGAAGAGGAAATATTTGGGATTTTTCTTATGCTTAAATGATTCTcaaatttgttcatttattcttCTGCTGATTAATATTCACTGTATAgtttggaatttaaaaaaatgtgaattttgaATCAAGGTTAGGGTTACATAATCTGCAGACTGTGGACAGAAAAAGTTGTACTCTGATGGTGGTAGCTGCTGGTCTATGAACACAAAGTTTTGCCATGTTTAGCCAGTCAGACTGGGCCACCTTTATCATTTGCCTCTGACAAGCAATGGATTCCCTCCAAATGGTGTGAGTGGGAGGAGAGAGGCAGGGGCATCAGAAGGGTCAGAGGGTAAAAATGAATCAAAGCAGTTGTCCAGGGTTGTTCTGGTGATACAAGACTTAGAGAATGATTAGTGCAAAATGTAAGAACAAGGAAAGATAAAGACAGAATtctaaaaaaatacagcacaaaatcCAAGAAACCTTAAAATAAACTGGTAGAGGAGAAGGAACTACAAGGTGGATACGAATAGTTTATTCACTCAATATGGGTAAGTGGACCGAGGTCATACAactttttaattcatttgatttgCAAGAAGTTTTTGAGTACCTTTGTTTAGTGATTGATCATTTCCGATTTTCCAATACCAGTCATTAGGCATTATCAATTTActcattatatatatatccatccatccattatctatacccactcaatccttaaccagggtcacggggatctgctggagcctattccagctttCTTTCGAGTggaaggcagggatacaccctggacaggtcaccagtccattacaggGCCACATTTAGACACcgagacaaacaaccacacacactcacactcactccgatgggcaattcagagtcacagaTCAATCTAaataacatacatgtttttggactgtgggaggaaaccggagtacccagagtaaaccca is a window encoding:
- the cyp11c1 gene encoding cytochrome P450 11C1 — its product is MESVVRVKKSLRTPVRKLTSCVSGVKERRLCAKPRSRRSRRGGSSLGKTPPLRTAPPKDPSVIRSYQADLEKERKLREVMNAQKNAERAAMRAHFRRKYQLSENPKDTNHLRSVEGKVLLPPELSRMIHPKTKTKDDGFNLLRAFQGLSFGTMALTGRKHSKTPTSRTAAGDACKVMYRRLACTMRCMPTRVTVRVRVQGTCGSRNPLRVIPRSTLCVTAAESVVDGKLEGRKEVRKRGMDGQVRGFEEIPHTGRNGWVNLVKFWREDRFRQLHKHMDRTFNALGPIYREHLGTQSNVNIFLPSDVSELFLSEGLHPERMTLEPWATHREIRQHSKGVFLKNGEEWRADRLLLNKEVMMSSAVKRFLPLLDEVARDFCQMLRMRVEREGRVVEEKHSLTINPSPDLFRFSLEASCHVIYGERIGLFSSSPSLESQKFIWAVERMLATTPPLLYLPHRLLLLIGAPLWTQHVTAWDHIFSHADARIQRGYQRLGQGSEAGAARGHYTGVLGQLLEKGQLSLDLIKANITELMAGGVDTTAVPLQFALFELGRNPEVQEQVRQQVRASWAQAGGDPQKALQGAPLLKGTVREILRLYPVGITVQRRPIRDIILQNYHVPAGTMIHVCLYHLGRSPEVFEDPQRFDPERWSRHEGKRGEGFRSLAFGFGARQCVGRRIAENEMQLLLMHILLSFRLSVPSSEDLKTTYTFILQPETPPQITFCKL